In the Primulina eburnea isolate SZY01 chromosome 15, ASM2296580v1, whole genome shotgun sequence genome, tatcaaataattaactttaaaacTCTCACGTTATATTCCGATGTTTTTTTCTCtctaaattttagaaaaataaatatcaattcaaatcataaccAAATCAGAAACCAAAAGCAGAACCAAAATCGTTTTGGAGCGATTTAGTTTAGTGGAAAactgaaataaattaaaaatagatatgttgtgagacggtctcacagatctttatctgtgagacgggtcaaccctaccgatattcacaataaaaaataatactcttagtataaaaagtaacattttttcatggatgacctaaataagatatatgtctcacaaaatacgacccgtgaaaacATCTCACATAAATTACCATCAATTAATCAATCCGAGATCCAAAACCGTCTTAGGCTTATATTAGAGTGAATAGTGTTGTTATGTTAAATAAATTGAGAAAAATACTAATCATTTCTCTCAAACTTGCATTAgacatttgaatttaaatatTAGTTATAGTTTTCAATTTATAGGGATAATGTGGATTACTAATAAcatgtttatttcatcctaAACATGTGAGAATTATTCtcatgataggatggatgacCAAGATTTGTCTATGCATATATAAAAtcactttttttttgaaattatatgtgtgacaagatcttatccgttaaataaaatgaaaatttaGTGCTCATTTAAGTAGGATCTCGTCTACCATAATAACATACTAGTTACTATGCACACGCGATGCGTgtgtacaaattttttttatcattatcgatgaaTTAAAGTGTAATTTGACAATTTATGGagtgactaaattgatatttgaattgttgaaataaaaaaataaaataaaaatgtgtgttgaaatttaaagaacaaaacaaaacaacaaaaaacaaaaatgtaatattaatattatataaggGTAAAATAGGAAGGAAAAGTTGGTGTCCTCTTATGTAGTTACTATCATGTGCTCAAACTTAATATAGAAGTATATATACTATAATAATAAATAGTAAACTAAAGAAAGAGTAAAGGTTAAGTTAAATAAAAATGCAGGTCCGCGTACCTGCATTTCAAGCGCCGCGATGTAATCGGTCGCCTCCTCCAACACCACGGGCAGCGGTTGTTGCCGGCAACCGGGAACCAGGCGGCTCAAAACGCGCGTCTTGCGCTGAACAGCAGGCAAACTCTTGGTTTTCAGGCGCAAGATCCTGACCTTCGATTTCTTCGTCGACCGGCTATTGCCACGGGTGACGGCAGTGATGACCGATTGCTGTCGCTTCGCGATGTTATGCTTTTTCATGAACTTTATTTTCAGCCGGTTCGTGAGCATGGCACGGCTCCACCTCGATCGGCCTTTGGCTGTGGCGGCCAGGACTTTGTCCGCGGCTTCTCGCACGCGCCTCGGAGCGGATTTTTGAGCCGGCGAGCAGTTGCCTTCGCGGACTTTCCGCAGCGCCTGAAGAAGTTTCGAGGAGTAGATTTGCTGCTGAGCGTCTGATTTCCATTGAATAGGCGGATTTTGCTGCTGAGAGATATTGCCGAGGCTCTCTTCCCTTCGAATTTTGTTCTTCCTCCTCCTGGTGGCTGATCTGTCGGGATTCACAGCTGGATTTGGCGATAGCAGAGACGAAGACATCTTCTGTCGCTTTCTAGTATTCAATCTTCAGCTGATAATTTGATTGAATGATATAAAATTACAGAATTCCTTGTAAGATTCAAAGACGAATCAAATCAACACCTTCAAAACCCCATTACCAATAAGAATTAACGATAAATAACTATTGACGCCACCAAATCATCCAGCGATTGAAAAAGCAAACAATTAACCACCAGATTCAAATTCACGTGATAATCATCACCTGAAGACGCTGGAGATAATCTCCCAGTCAAATTCCGATCAATAGAGGGGGAATTCCATTCAGAGAGTAATTCGCCGTGTTCTCAAAATGTTTGTTGCGGTGTGTAGGCGATACAGGTTTAAAGGGGAAGGATAATATGGGATTAGTGTTGGTCACTTTGCATGAGTTGATGTCTTTTGAGATTGTTTCAATTCTATCAATATTTGTGAGATTagtcaattttatttatatatattataaaaaataatttttggatCGAGTCAGAAATCCGTGTTTTAAAATTAAACCATACAACGATCTTACAAGAGTTTTTGTATTTTATAATTTGGTctgattatattattaaataggctattttttttataatatagaaATAATTGTAGGACTTTAAAATGTTGAACTTCGATTTTTTGGAGAATGagtgaattattattattttggataCCAGCGTCattaattcaagaaaaaaattgTTCACTAACTTATAGGCTGTAACATTATCTGGATTTACGTTTAAGGAGAagagtatgtcttttgtgagaagatctcatgaatctttatctgtgagacatatatattcacaataaaaagtaatactcttagcataaaaagtaatattttttcatggatgacccaaataagaaatctgtctcacaaaatacgacctgtgagaccgtctcacacaagtttttgcccaagGGAAAAAGATCACCGTTGTGGATTAGTTCGCTGAAATTCGGATACCCTgaatctttttaaaaaatttggttaataattttatatattgtttGGTCTATACTAACAGCTTCTTGATTAGAGTACATAAGTTTATAAACTCCAGCCCCGTTTTAATGAAGAGAATTATAAACTCATGTTCCGTTTTAATGATGATAAAACTATTCAGTTACTGATAGACTCTTCAATATGTTTTTATTAGGATTAAGAGATTGATTTAGAAGAAGTGaataaaaaatctaaaaatatGCAAGTAAATTTAGTTAGGTTAGCAACACTGAATTGTAATTCTCGATCGTTTGGGTAacaataaaccaatagttggATACTGCGTGGGAAAAGACTTACTGAAACGATTTGAACACAGAAAATGACTAAGTGAAACAACAATTAGGTTATCAAACTGAGAGTGAATAAAGGTAACCGAAATAGAAATGCACAGATAATATTTCTGGatattcggagacttgaataactcttacgtcaccccttctgtCACACAAAATTTCAAATACGAACTTCAATAGTACTTACCAATAGCCTGACTAAAACTCTTAAAATCTCACAACTTAAACAAAATGACAAGTAAAACTTCTTAATGTCACTTACAAGTATTTCTCAAAGAAATAATATATGCACAAATTTATCACTAATGATCGTATAGAATAACTGAAGCGCGTGCTGAAAAATTTCTTGATCATTTAGTCTCCCAAGAACTTAATACTCAGAATAATACTTGATGATTCAGAAAATTGTTTCGGGTTATAGACTTCAATTCCAAAATTTGGCTTTTTGAATCAGATAGTAGTTTCCAAACATAAATGTCTTTGTGTCATGTGATCGTCCTTTCTGAAATATAATACAATTTTTGTAATGTGCATGAAATATGACAGTCTAATGGAATGAAAAGATGTTGTGAAGATTTTATCCGATATATCAGTAGGGCTCTGATCCTTAACAAAAAAATGTTATGAAAATCTTCAGAGAATATTCGTCAAATATTTTGCCTCATTCAATAAGATGAGTTGATAAGTGATATTTGAATTAGTAGCCCTTAATCAATGATTTTCCTTTAGTATAACTTTGATAACGGTTTGCTTTGAAGACTAGTTCTGCTTTGTGATCAGTTCGGCCTGAGAAACATCAACATGTGGATAATAAGTTTTTCTTGTAAATTCAGTTTGGTTAGTTTTTACTGAAAGATAATCTGTAATCAGTAGTTTTTTGTTAAATTACCAAAATTAAATTGATCCAATAATTTTCTCCTTTTAGGTGATTGAAAAATATGCGTAAACTGGAAGAATGAATTCATATATAACTTCAAATGATAAAACATATAAAAGACATTTTGATCGAAGCACCATCTATTGTGATGTTCTTTGTAATTCCTCGATTGCTTTCTTGAATTAGTTGACTTGAAAGGTTCTTTCTTTTTGAGAGAATTCCTTCTAATGACTAGATTCAAACTTATTTTGGCCCACTTCCCTTTTTTGTTAATACCATAGAGGGATTTAAGAATTTTAAGCACCTCCGCCAGCTGAGAACTTATTCCATCCATTTTTCAGGTAAGCTGAGAGTTCACCTCGTCAATCTTGGAGTTTAACTGAAAATTATTGACTTTAATTTGTCCACCAAGATCCGTGTTGGTAGTAGCTTGTGCGTTCTTGATGTATTCCACTTACGTGAAAAGGCCGAGCACATGCTTAGACACAGTAGAAAAATCCTTGAGCATTTTTATGTCTGAAATTCTCGACATTATATGAAGTGATCACTTCACTTCGTTTCAAGACGGTCAAAATGGATGTAATCGAAGTCAAGTTGGTGTTGATTCTATCAAATGTGTGATAATATGAGATCTCTAGTTCTGGAAAGTTCATAATTCTTGGAAGATAATTGAATCCCATAGGCGGTCGAGTAATGAGCAGCTGAAGATCTGGTGCTTGACTAGTAGAGGATAAAACGTcaactactcgtttttctttaaaatatactagaaattttttcctttttttctcTTCCCTCACCTTCTCGGACGaatcatatataaaaatatattgttaTGATCGATTAGGGGGAGcaccgttgagctacaatagcttggttcttgaaatattgaacaccgatgaattaaatcgagtttggtgttcaaaccaagcggaaaatactcgaaataatccttcgtagaaaccgattaaatcttttgtaaagcatttaaaatatatgcaagttgaatgagtaaaagtattttagttgaagcattttatcaaatacttggtatgcaatattttggtatttgaagaagacataaaatgcttcaacaatgcatctttaaaactatgaaaatgataagtaaacgcaataaacaaatagaaacgaatttgtttatggatgttcggagatttcaacactcctacgtcaccacttcttccccttgggaaggatttactagaagactttgatttatacaacaccttgtacaaacccattcagctaggacttatccactgcctaaactgaactcctagcactcaagattgtaggcagcacctcacaatcagcatattgtttaatgtctcatatgcaaagactacatacacaagttttacgtctttgtgcaagactcactcaactaatctttgaactttaactctcttgtatatgtgtgagtgatcgtgtgtaaggaatttatcagttacagtgtacatctcaatcgtatcctcacacaagggcttgtgctctcaactagctgatttcttcatgctaactgtccATGGTTTGAATCCTCTTCAAAGctattgtttgatcttcaatatgttgtatttataagcccaaacaatgatatatacgttagatacgagaatatgaccgtttgaaaagtttctgtactgtttccgagattgcaacggtcaaattcagcttgctgggcattttctcgactggtcaactctggtcaactggtcaactttggtcaactcaactggtcgttcagttcaactggtcagcaactggttcagttcagttggtcaactgctggttcagttcagttggttggtcagcaggtcagcagctggttcagttggttcagtttcagctggtgtgctgaaatcagtctagctgatttcagtttgtgcagaaccagtagcttcatcgtcatttatcagcatcgtaagcttcgattcataCTTTGACTTCttagaatgatttgtagatctttgtcttatctttccaaatcatactgaatcgcttcgtttcgataaccaaggtgagagatatgaccaaaataccgcagctgatCAAACCCagctgattgctgttttcgtgtgatcagttcggtaattgagcgatcagttagaccatgaaaAAATCCGATTTGgcccaactgacgtgagatacgacttgttccaaattgagttttctgatcagtcaATTTGgtggattgtcatttggatcatccactggagagatatcttcaaaaaACCGAAGCTTGCCataaattcagtttgtgcaaaattcagtttcagcttgcttcttgtgtttgcaatttcacacttgagtaaatatgttagaaacacaataacaagttttgttaacatcaaaatcaagattgcgaacatgaaatattccaacatatatatatatatatatatatatatatataatatttaacatcattttaaaataaaacataccaACTATATTTGAATGTTCAAAAGAAAGTAATTTgtaacataaattcataaatcTTTCCCAAACTTAAACTTAccaatatttcaaaatcaacatAAGTCTCACATCCTCTCCAACACcactaaaaatcatttaaaaatcgtAAAAATCTTCAGCGTAAACTtaaacataaatcataataCAAAAAATCTAGCGCTgatcctcgggttgtgtgcaacTTCAGTACAACAAGATCATCCATCAAAACCTCCATATTATTAATATCATGCTCacatgcatccatcacacctagttaGTCTAATTACTCAGtaaaccataatcttgataacaagtagtacATATACAATCGCATGCAACAATGAAcatatttttacttaaaataactttccatgacatgcataaacataaccattttttcttttatcatttcatagcatatatcatttcatcataaacatttttcattttcatcataaaaatatatgtttttcttttattgaattcagatcgctaattgtgactttcgtttcagatttaaggtcgatgaatccatctacatataaccacagtactgggcagcGGGGAcgtcagcgacactctcactcatcagctgagccttggcctatcatatcatcatatgaaaatacgatcgtcgggctccctctagggctttctcccatagacgggctccctctagggccttaTCTCGTAAATGGGCTCTCTCTAGggtcttttccctcacgatatccccaaTTATATCATTGTATCATCGTCAACTATTCatatttcatcacttata is a window encoding:
- the LOC140814024 gene encoding transcription factor bHLH148-like; translated protein: MSSSLLSPNPAVNPDRSATRRRKNKIRREESLGNISQQQNPPIQWKSDAQQQIYSSKLLQALRKVREGNCSPAQKSAPRRVREAADKVLAATAKGRSRWSRAMLTNRLKIKFMKKHNIAKRQQSVITAVTRGNSRSTKKSKVRILRLKTKSLPAVQRKTRVLSRLVPGCRQQPLPVVLEEATDYIAALEMQVRAMTALAELLSVSGTGSGSGSGSSSSSDGHSHPSSSHPPTATS